One Luteolibacter flavescens DNA segment encodes these proteins:
- a CDS encoding phosphotransferase enzyme family protein — MVPSTSPVHPVDPALQESIARISNQFAIEGEFIVGEEIESGHINSTYRATFETASGARHRYILQRINEKVFKEPLAVMRNVECVTRHINWKVLRVKKDLGGQTLSLYPGRGGRSWVVGPNGGIWRCYNSIEGCVTYDIIENTRQAYQAARAFGSFQDLVSDLPASEIEETIPDFHHTRKRFERLMRVADADPHGRAGSVGAELDFVMQREKDVSVIIDLLATHAIPTRITHNDTKINNVMIDADTDEAVCVIDLDTVMPGASLYDFGDLVRTATSPAAEDEQDLSKVVMQMPMFEALVDGYLDAADDFLNDAEVEHLAFSGKLITFETGMRFLTDFLEGDGYFKIHREGHNLDRCRTQFKLVAEIERQQDAMEKFVRKVRRGKR, encoded by the coding sequence ATGGTCCCAAGCACATCGCCCGTCCACCCTGTCGATCCCGCCCTGCAAGAATCGATCGCCCGCATTTCCAATCAATTTGCCATCGAAGGAGAGTTCATCGTCGGCGAGGAGATCGAGAGCGGTCATATCAACTCGACCTATCGGGCGACCTTCGAGACCGCATCCGGCGCGCGGCATCGCTACATCCTGCAGCGCATCAATGAGAAGGTCTTCAAGGAGCCGCTGGCGGTGATGCGGAACGTGGAGTGCGTGACCCGCCACATCAACTGGAAGGTGCTGCGCGTGAAGAAGGACCTCGGCGGCCAGACGCTCAGCCTCTACCCCGGCCGCGGCGGGCGCTCGTGGGTCGTGGGTCCGAATGGCGGCATCTGGCGCTGTTACAATTCCATCGAGGGCTGCGTCACCTACGACATCATCGAGAATACGCGCCAGGCCTACCAAGCGGCGCGTGCCTTCGGCTCGTTCCAGGACCTGGTGAGCGACCTGCCGGCGAGCGAGATCGAGGAGACGATCCCGGACTTCCACCACACACGGAAGCGCTTCGAGCGGCTGATGCGCGTGGCCGATGCCGATCCGCACGGTCGTGCCGGCTCCGTGGGTGCGGAGCTGGACTTCGTGATGCAGCGGGAGAAGGACGTGAGCGTCATCATCGACCTGCTCGCCACGCACGCGATCCCCACGCGCATCACCCACAACGACACGAAGATCAACAACGTGATGATCGATGCCGACACGGACGAGGCGGTGTGCGTCATCGACCTCGACACCGTGATGCCCGGCGCCTCGCTCTACGACTTCGGGGATCTGGTCCGCACCGCCACCAGTCCGGCGGCGGAGGATGAGCAGGATCTTTCCAAGGTGGTGATGCAGATGCCGATGTTCGAGGCGCTGGTGGATGGCTATCTCGACGCGGCGGATGATTTCCTGAATGACGCCGAGGTCGAGCACCTCGCCTTCAGCGGCAAGCTCATCACCTTCGAGACCGGGATGCGTTTCCTCACCGATTTCCTTGAGGGCGACGGCTACTTCAAGATCCACCGCGAGGGTCACAACCTCGACCGTTGCCGCACGCAATTCAAACTCGTGGCCGAAATCGAGCGCCAGCAGGACGCGATGGAGAAATTCGTGCGGAAGGTGCGGCGCGGGAAGCGGTAA
- a CDS encoding class I SAM-dependent methyltransferase: MPFSYPGIAADVRRLGDLLALGLRAAEWQPPDKAAVLNLACGRADETGVLLDAVAPRATDLFYLGIDLRPPEIAEAKARWIPNAPPGWQLDFRPGDASRTDRMKQLPPFDFIFIRHQNYWHDAAVWEVLFRNALDGLKPGGLLAITSYFDREHELAMACLAQCGGRKILDLRNPDTRLLEDAPGKSVDRRLAIFAK; the protein is encoded by the coding sequence GTGCCATTCAGCTACCCGGGGATCGCCGCGGATGTCCGCCGCCTCGGCGATCTGCTGGCGCTGGGCCTGCGCGCGGCCGAGTGGCAACCACCCGACAAGGCGGCGGTGCTGAACCTGGCCTGCGGGCGGGCGGACGAAACGGGCGTACTGCTGGATGCCGTCGCTCCCCGCGCCACCGACCTCTTTTACCTCGGCATCGACCTGCGGCCACCCGAGATCGCCGAGGCGAAGGCGCGCTGGATTCCGAATGCTCCGCCGGGCTGGCAGCTCGATTTCCGCCCGGGCGACGCGTCGCGGACGGACCGGATGAAGCAATTGCCACCCTTCGATTTCATCTTCATCCGCCACCAGAACTACTGGCACGACGCCGCGGTGTGGGAGGTGCTTTTCCGCAACGCGCTCGACGGCCTGAAGCCGGGTGGCCTGTTGGCAATCACCTCCTACTTCGACCGTGAACACGAACTGGCGATGGCCTGCCTGGCCCAATGTGGCGGGCGGAAGATCCTCGACCTGCGGAATCCCGACACCCGCCTGCTTGAGGACGCACCGGGGAAATCCGTGGACCGCCGGCTGGCCATCTTCGCAAAGTAG
- a CDS encoding glutamate--tRNA ligase: MSVRTRFAPSPTGYLHVGGARTALFNYLFARKHGGTFVLRVEDTDEARNTQPARDAIFSGMQWLGLDWDEGEGKGGDYGPYNQSERTAIYDKWFEVLREKGRVYEEEGAWRFRFERKPITMHDLVCGEVTIDYRDESNTPDMVVRRSDGSYVFHFVNVVDDLEMKITHVIRGEDHLMNTPKHLQLFEALGAEAPQYGHIPLILNADGSKMSKRDVGAAVGDYPRQGYIAPGVINFIALLGWSSKSDEEIFTLEELVARFSLEAVNRAPARFDAEKCTWLNQQHLLKLSPEAFAEEAKSFVADAGLPVDDRYPAVAAVVREKVRLLSEVPAAIGFLLADAFDLDAEAVEKVRGNAAAKDLLAALANDFAAIPEWTIDAAKHQIGETAKAAGAKPGQLMFPVRVALSGKSGGPDLGDILGLLGREKCVERLKAFSAEL, translated from the coding sequence ATGTCCGTCCGCACGCGCTTCGCCCCATCGCCCACCGGCTACCTCCACGTCGGCGGCGCCCGCACCGCTTTGTTCAACTACCTCTTTGCCCGCAAGCATGGCGGCACCTTCGTCCTGCGCGTGGAAGACACCGACGAGGCGCGGAACACCCAGCCTGCCCGCGATGCGATCTTCTCCGGCATGCAGTGGCTCGGCCTGGACTGGGACGAGGGCGAGGGGAAGGGCGGTGACTACGGCCCCTACAACCAGAGCGAGCGCACGGCGATCTACGACAAGTGGTTCGAGGTGCTGCGCGAAAAGGGCCGCGTCTACGAGGAGGAGGGCGCGTGGCGCTTCCGCTTCGAGCGCAAGCCCATCACCATGCATGACCTCGTCTGCGGCGAGGTGACCATCGACTATCGCGACGAGTCGAATACGCCGGACATGGTCGTCCGCCGCTCGGACGGCTCTTACGTCTTCCACTTCGTCAATGTGGTGGACGACCTCGAAATGAAGATCACCCACGTGATCCGCGGCGAGGACCACCTGATGAACACGCCGAAGCACCTGCAGCTCTTCGAAGCGCTCGGTGCGGAGGCCCCGCAGTACGGGCACATCCCGCTCATCCTGAATGCGGACGGGTCGAAGATGTCGAAGCGTGACGTGGGTGCCGCCGTCGGCGACTACCCGCGGCAGGGCTACATCGCTCCCGGCGTGATCAATTTCATCGCCCTGCTCGGCTGGTCGTCGAAGAGCGATGAGGAAATCTTCACGCTCGAGGAACTCGTCGCCCGCTTCTCGCTGGAAGCCGTGAACCGCGCCCCGGCACGCTTTGACGCGGAGAAGTGCACCTGGCTGAACCAGCAGCACTTGCTGAAGCTGTCGCCGGAGGCATTTGCTGAAGAAGCGAAGTCCTTCGTCGCGGACGCCGGCCTGCCGGTCGACGACCGCTACCCGGCAGTCGCCGCGGTGGTGCGGGAGAAGGTGCGCCTGCTTTCCGAAGTTCCGGCTGCCATCGGCTTCCTGCTTGCCGATGCCTTCGACCTCGACGCGGAAGCGGTGGAGAAGGTCCGTGGCAATGCCGCCGCGAAGGACCTGCTCGCCGCGCTGGCGAATGACTTCGCCGCGATCCCTGAGTGGACCATCGACGCCGCGAAGCACCAGATCGGTGAGACGGCGAAGGCCGCGGGTGCGAAGCCCGGCCAGCTCATGTTCCCCGTGCGTGTCGCCCTCAGCGGCAAGTCCGGCGGCCCGGATCTCGGCGACATCCTCGGCCTGCTGGGCCGGGAGAAGTGCGTGGAGCGCCTGAAGGCATTCTCCGCGGAGCTTTAA
- a CDS encoding ABC transporter ATP-binding protein, with product MADPFIRVRGLEQKFGTQHVLRGVDLDIIRGETLVILGGSGGGKSVLLKHLPGLLRPWRGTVEIEGDDISGLDERQLAPYRRKVGIMFQGGALFDSMSVGENVAFPLLEAGERKGVRERVAEALEIVRLPGQEKKMPSELSGGMRKRVALARAVVDRPACVLYDEPHAGLDPVTADSIDHLIKNLQTGHGMTNVVVTHEMRSVFHIADRVVFLQEGRIHWIGGPDELRATQDPLLRNFIDGNSGEPWPGSTLRA from the coding sequence ATGGCCGATCCTTTCATCCGCGTCCGCGGGCTCGAACAAAAATTCGGCACCCAGCACGTCCTCCGCGGCGTGGACCTGGATATCATCCGCGGCGAGACCCTCGTCATCCTCGGCGGCTCCGGCGGGGGGAAGTCCGTGCTGCTGAAGCACCTGCCCGGACTGCTGCGCCCGTGGCGCGGGACCGTGGAGATCGAAGGGGACGACATCTCCGGGCTGGATGAGCGCCAGCTCGCCCCCTACCGGCGGAAGGTGGGCATCATGTTCCAGGGCGGCGCGCTCTTTGACTCGATGAGTGTGGGTGAAAACGTCGCCTTCCCCCTGCTGGAGGCGGGGGAAAGGAAGGGCGTGCGCGAGCGGGTGGCGGAGGCGCTGGAAATCGTCCGCCTGCCTGGCCAGGAGAAGAAAATGCCGTCCGAGCTCTCCGGCGGCATGCGGAAGCGCGTGGCGCTCGCCCGCGCCGTGGTGGACCGCCCCGCCTGCGTGCTCTACGACGAGCCGCACGCCGGGCTCGACCCCGTCACGGCCGACTCCATCGACCACCTGATCAAGAACCTCCAGACCGGCCATGGTATGACGAATGTGGTGGTGACCCACGAGATGCGCAGCGTCTTCCACATCGCGGACCGCGTCGTCTTCCTCCAGGAGGGACGCATCCACTGGATCGGTGGGCCGGACGAGCTGCGGGCCACGCAGGACCCCCTGCTGCGGAATTTCATCGATGGAAACTCCGGGGAGCCTTGGCCCGGATCGACCTTGCGCGCGTGA
- a CDS encoding MlaD family protein, translating into MGESSRKTELWVGLFVFIGLTLLGALVVQFGRFGDRLHGKYQVMVVFDDASGLIKGSEIRMGGARIGKVEEHPELNSDVKVQVVMSINEAIHIPEKSMIQIASATLLGDKMIVITPPPSRESTGRYIEPGSVVRGGGPSGLDAIQNNAESISRDARILMEDAGVTFKKVDAAVDDIRAVTSRLVATLDKVNDSILSEQNLKSIDGTLANFEKATAELAPTVAEARSAIAAFEKASASAQGTFANADRRIDELKPALEEVPKAVASLSRAADKAGQAIDRAEQGDGLLGTLAYDRDVSDDAKVFIRNLRQQGILRYRDKETPQDDPRNRFRGRRR; encoded by the coding sequence ATGGGAGAATCGTCCAGGAAGACGGAACTCTGGGTCGGGCTGTTTGTCTTCATCGGCCTCACCCTGCTCGGCGCGCTGGTCGTCCAGTTCGGCCGCTTCGGCGACCGGCTGCACGGGAAGTATCAGGTGATGGTCGTCTTTGACGATGCCTCCGGCCTCATCAAGGGCTCGGAGATCCGCATGGGCGGTGCCCGCATCGGCAAGGTGGAGGAGCACCCCGAGCTGAACTCCGACGTGAAGGTGCAGGTGGTGATGAGCATCAACGAGGCGATCCACATCCCGGAGAAGTCGATGATCCAGATCGCCTCCGCCACCCTGCTCGGGGACAAGATGATCGTCATCACCCCGCCTCCCTCGCGGGAATCCACCGGCCGCTACATCGAGCCCGGCTCCGTGGTGCGCGGCGGCGGTCCCTCCGGCCTGGACGCCATCCAGAACAATGCCGAGTCGATCAGCCGCGACGCCCGCATCCTGATGGAGGACGCCGGCGTGACCTTCAAGAAGGTGGACGCCGCGGTGGACGACATCCGCGCCGTGACCTCCCGGCTCGTCGCCACGCTCGACAAAGTGAACGACTCGATCCTCTCCGAGCAAAATCTCAAGAGCATCGACGGCACGCTCGCGAACTTCGAAAAGGCGACCGCCGAACTCGCACCCACCGTGGCCGAGGCACGCAGCGCCATCGCCGCCTTTGAAAAGGCATCCGCCAGCGCGCAGGGCACCTTTGCCAATGCCGACCGCCGGATCGACGAGCTGAAGCCCGCACTGGAAGAAGTGCCGAAGGCCGTGGCCTCGCTCTCCCGCGCTGCCGACAAGGCAGGCCAAGCCATCGACCGCGCCGAGCAAGGCGACGGCCTGCTGGGCACCCTGGCCTACGACCGCGATGTCTCCGACGACGCGAAGGTCTTCATCCGCAACCTCCGCCAGCAAGGCATCCTCCGCTACCGCGACAAGGAAACGCCCCAGGACGACCCGCGGAACCGTTTCCGGGGGAGACGGCGGTGA
- a CDS encoding TonB-dependent receptor plug domain-containing protein: MRPYYLLTALPLALHGQDLLDPLVTTASRLETQRSDTPYTVEEITGKYIEQNKRRTLPEALQYTPGVLVQKTANGHGSPYVRGFTGRQNLLMIDGVRVNNSAWRSGPVQYWNTIDPHSIDHVELVKSQGSVLFGSDAIGGTANVFTKSSRFQDETEGAFFTHGAAYYEYRSNGDDSHIGRIESSFGVGGKYGVMFGISAKDYGDIRDSAVGLMRNTGYPEQDLDFRFDYALNEQTTLTVVHQQVNQDSVSRWHSTVFNPGWQHSGHVIQPGTWLARTYDQERSLTYVRVEQENDDTAFIKRWNATVSYQTTRDSEAQYRSVTDRRYQIAEVDTVGVDVSFESPLGDGSLVYGLDYYQDTVESEGYRKRGANPLLYDRTFRPIADDSSYDLFGAFAQYVWRPTDAFELTAGARYTYAEAELGRYYDTAAATDVYGSQHDWDHVVGSIRALYRINPCWNIYGGVSQAFRAPNLDDLSGNLTARSGVAATGSVDVEPEEYLTYEIGTRHTTDNTSLNFSVFYTDIDDLIVGVPITAGNATTVATNGRDGYVYGVELEGAWRFHPQWTLSGFAAWQDGRTETSAFLGGPLVDEPGSRLLPLTGSLALRWTHSSEKFWVEGRVLAASEEDRLTASDRADNQRIPSLGTPSYVTCMLHAGWLATQNLELTAGLENITDEDYRNHGSGQNEPGFNAILGAKVMW, translated from the coding sequence ATGCGACCATATTACCTCCTCACAGCCCTGCCGTTGGCTCTCCACGGGCAGGATTTACTGGACCCCCTCGTCACCACCGCGTCGCGTCTGGAGACGCAGCGCAGTGACACTCCCTACACGGTCGAAGAGATCACGGGGAAATACATCGAGCAGAACAAGCGCCGGACCCTCCCGGAGGCGCTCCAGTACACGCCCGGCGTCCTGGTCCAGAAGACCGCGAACGGCCATGGCTCACCCTACGTCCGCGGCTTCACCGGCAGGCAAAACCTGCTGATGATCGACGGCGTCCGCGTCAACAACTCGGCGTGGCGCAGCGGCCCGGTCCAGTATTGGAACACCATCGATCCCCACTCCATCGATCACGTGGAGCTGGTGAAGAGCCAGGGCTCCGTGCTCTTCGGCTCGGACGCCATCGGCGGCACCGCGAATGTCTTCACGAAGTCGTCCCGCTTCCAGGACGAGACGGAAGGCGCCTTCTTCACCCACGGCGCGGCCTACTACGAGTATCGTAGCAATGGAGACGACTCGCACATCGGCCGCATCGAGAGCTCCTTCGGCGTCGGCGGGAAGTATGGCGTGATGTTCGGCATTTCGGCAAAGGACTACGGCGATATCCGCGACTCGGCCGTGGGCCTGATGCGGAATACCGGCTACCCGGAGCAGGATCTGGATTTCCGCTTCGACTACGCGCTGAACGAGCAGACCACGCTCACCGTGGTGCACCAGCAGGTGAACCAGGACTCCGTCTCGCGCTGGCACTCCACGGTCTTCAATCCCGGCTGGCAGCACTCCGGCCACGTCATCCAGCCCGGCACCTGGCTGGCGCGCACCTATGATCAGGAGCGCTCGCTGACTTACGTGCGCGTGGAGCAGGAGAATGACGATACCGCCTTCATCAAGCGCTGGAATGCCACGGTCTCCTACCAGACCACGCGCGACTCGGAGGCGCAGTACCGCTCCGTCACCGACCGCCGCTACCAGATCGCCGAGGTGGATACCGTGGGCGTGGACGTTTCCTTCGAGTCTCCGCTGGGGGATGGCTCGCTGGTTTACGGCCTCGACTACTATCAGGATACGGTGGAGTCCGAGGGCTACCGGAAGCGCGGTGCGAATCCGCTGCTGTATGATCGCACCTTCCGCCCGATCGCCGATGACTCTTCCTACGATCTCTTCGGTGCCTTCGCGCAGTATGTCTGGCGGCCCACGGATGCCTTCGAACTGACCGCCGGGGCACGCTACACGTACGCCGAGGCCGAGCTGGGCCGCTACTACGACACCGCCGCGGCGACGGACGTGTATGGCTCGCAGCACGATTGGGATCACGTGGTCGGCTCCATCCGCGCGCTGTATCGCATCAATCCCTGCTGGAATATCTACGGAGGGGTTTCGCAGGCCTTCCGCGCGCCGAATCTGGATGATCTCTCCGGCAACCTGACCGCGCGCTCCGGCGTGGCGGCCACCGGATCGGTCGATGTGGAGCCTGAGGAATACCTGACCTACGAGATCGGCACGCGCCACACGACGGACAATACCTCGTTGAATTTCTCCGTCTTCTACACCGACATCGATGACCTCATCGTCGGCGTGCCGATCACCGCGGGCAATGCGACCACCGTCGCGACGAATGGCCGGGATGGCTACGTCTATGGCGTGGAGCTGGAGGGCGCGTGGCGCTTCCACCCGCAGTGGACGTTGTCCGGCTTCGCCGCATGGCAGGATGGCCGCACGGAGACGAGCGCCTTCCTCGGCGGGCCGCTGGTCGATGAGCCGGGCTCCCGCCTGCTGCCCCTCACCGGGTCGCTGGCGCTGCGCTGGACGCACTCATCGGAGAAATTCTGGGTGGAGGGCCGCGTGCTCGCCGCATCCGAGGAGGATCGCCTGACCGCCTCGGACCGCGCGGACAACCAGCGCATCCCTTCCCTCGGCACTCCCTCCTACGTCACCTGCATGCTGCACGCCGGCTGGCTGGCCACGCAGAATCTGGAGCTGACCGCCGGTCTCGAAAACATCACGGACGAGGACTACCGCAACCATGGCTCGGGACAGAACGAGCCCGGCTTCAATGCCATCCTGGGTGCGAAGGTGATGTGGTGA
- a CDS encoding S1 family peptidase: MPSLARLFQIALVALIFPACTAVPEVPPPDATPPGKAVRRMAASRLTAVVISSKDELAPWVESRFTQGQGPDDADGGSAVPISPDGYFITADHVLARSAGRNIFIIHGQQSGLQATKARIIWRSASTDLALLHIPVATPNHYDWTPPNQWVPAGTPVIHSGIATGFRSDPGKLVTSIPPGRGNAARFKHDIPLEPGDSGGAVIDARGQLVGVNSAVEFLVPLETAFFIESEANRPNVRSLQRVIEADRRRNSP, encoded by the coding sequence ATGCCATCGCTTGCCCGCCTGTTCCAGATCGCCCTCGTGGCATTGATTTTTCCGGCGTGCACCGCCGTCCCGGAAGTCCCGCCCCCCGACGCCACCCCGCCCGGCAAGGCGGTGCGCCGGATGGCCGCATCCCGGCTGACGGCGGTGGTCATATCGTCGAAGGATGAGCTCGCCCCGTGGGTGGAGAGCCGCTTCACGCAGGGCCAGGGGCCGGACGATGCCGACGGCGGCTCCGCGGTGCCGATCTCGCCGGATGGATATTTCATCACCGCGGACCACGTCCTCGCGCGCTCGGCCGGGCGGAATATCTTCATCATCCACGGCCAGCAGAGCGGCCTGCAGGCGACGAAGGCCCGCATCATCTGGCGCTCCGCCTCGACGGATCTCGCGCTGCTTCACATCCCGGTCGCCACGCCGAATCATTACGACTGGACCCCGCCGAACCAATGGGTCCCGGCAGGCACGCCGGTGATCCACTCCGGGATCGCCACCGGCTTCCGCAGCGATCCGGGAAAGCTGGTCACCTCCATCCCGCCGGGTCGGGGGAATGCCGCCCGCTTCAAGCACGATATCCCGCTGGAGCCGGGGGACAGCGGCGGCGCGGTGATCGATGCCCGCGGCCAGCTCGTCGGCGTGAATTCCGCGGTGGAGTTTTTGGTGCCGCTCGAGACTGCATTTTTCATTGAATCCGAGGCGAACCGTCCGAACGTGCGATCTCTACAACGCGTGATCGAAGCAGATCGCCGCCGAAATTCGCCCTGA
- a CDS encoding A/G-specific adenine glycosylase: MLKPVARQVPTDDPAGFRVALREWFGRNGKDYPWRRTSDPYAVLVSEVMLQQTQIATVLGRGFYTRFLERFPDVATLAPAEDDILLKTWEGLGYYRRARMLRESARAVLERHGGSFPADLDALLALPGIGRYTAGAVMSFAFDRPAPIVDGNVARVLARLFDRADPIDTTPMQKWLWETAATLLDREHPRVFNSALMELGQTHCRPGVPDCLSCPVATCCSTREPAALPVKAKKQAIEEIDEHAAFIRREGAVLLSRQGRGGRREGMWRLPVREKGEIAALPVLHRRKYGITRYRVTLYVHDCPEGHPASGTSEGEEWIALDRWADLVIPPADRAALIAVLGETEEIA; the protein is encoded by the coding sequence GTGCTGAAGCCTGTCGCCCGCCAAGTCCCGACCGATGATCCCGCGGGGTTCCGTGTGGCGTTGCGGGAGTGGTTTGGCCGGAATGGGAAGGACTACCCGTGGCGGCGGACCAGCGATCCGTATGCGGTGCTGGTGTCGGAGGTGATGCTGCAGCAGACCCAGATCGCGACGGTGCTGGGGCGCGGCTTTTACACGCGCTTTCTGGAGCGCTTCCCGGATGTCGCCACGCTGGCCCCAGCGGAGGACGATATCCTGCTGAAGACCTGGGAGGGGCTGGGCTACTACCGTCGCGCGCGGATGCTGCGGGAGTCGGCGAGGGCGGTGCTGGAGCGGCACGGCGGTTCCTTTCCGGCGGACCTTGATGCGCTGCTCGCGCTGCCAGGCATCGGCCGCTACACGGCGGGTGCGGTGATGTCGTTCGCCTTTGACCGGCCTGCACCGATCGTGGACGGGAATGTCGCGCGGGTGCTCGCCCGGCTCTTTGACCGTGCCGATCCCATCGACACCACGCCGATGCAGAAGTGGCTGTGGGAAACGGCTGCCACGTTGCTCGATCGCGAGCATCCCCGGGTCTTCAATTCCGCGCTGATGGAGCTCGGGCAGACGCATTGTCGGCCGGGCGTGCCGGATTGCCTGTCCTGCCCGGTGGCCACCTGTTGTTCCACGCGCGAGCCTGCCGCGCTGCCGGTGAAGGCGAAGAAGCAGGCGATCGAGGAAATCGACGAACATGCCGCTTTCATCCGGCGGGAGGGGGCGGTCCTGCTTTCCCGCCAAGGCCGTGGCGGTCGCCGCGAGGGCATGTGGCGGCTCCCCGTCAGGGAAAAAGGCGAGATCGCCGCACTCCCTGTCCTCCACCGGCGGAAATACGGCATCACCCGCTACCGGGTGACGCTCTATGTCCACGATTGCCCGGAGGGCCACCCGGCATCCGGGACGTCGGAGGGCGAGGAGTGGATCGCGCTGGATCGCTGGGCGGATCTCGTGATTCCACCGGCAGATAGGGCTGCATTGATTGCAGTTCTCGGCGAGACGGAAGAAATCGCGTGA
- a CDS encoding tyrosine-type recombinase/integrase yields the protein MASIYKRPGSDVYQCQFYVSQPEGGLKKIRKSTGKTNRKEAMQVAVELERTGQGAIKAGSDEGQRAKGILAEAVSEVERGTFNAAAARKYVARLLAVATGEEMPEFSVEGWCQEWLRRKARDSSKGTMARYKTSIESFLLHLGARKVKPLESVTMANVRAWRETLQDGGRAGKTVNKYAKDVGSAFRAAIREGLITSNPCSALEAVSTEDSLDRKPFTIGEVVSLMTAAPSTEWRGLILAAAFTGLRLGDASRLSWSSIDLASKTITLVPSKTKKKKREVTIPIQPDLLNFLESLEIDDDSPAAPVFPKLAMIADAGGSGLSKAFEKIMKKANVDRGRASRETGEDAKDVGAGRVIFERGFHSLRHTFTTWLRTAGVAEEDRMALTGHSTRGSHAIYSHADAEVLHKAIAKLPSLTESK from the coding sequence ATGGCCAGCATCTACAAACGACCCGGCAGCGATGTCTATCAGTGCCAGTTTTATGTTTCCCAGCCGGAAGGCGGGTTGAAAAAGATCAGAAAGAGCACCGGCAAGACCAACCGGAAGGAAGCCATGCAGGTGGCGGTGGAACTGGAGAGGACCGGCCAAGGTGCCATCAAGGCAGGGAGCGATGAAGGGCAGCGCGCCAAGGGAATTTTGGCCGAGGCCGTGTCGGAAGTCGAGCGGGGCACCTTCAATGCTGCTGCCGCTCGGAAATACGTCGCCCGGCTCTTGGCCGTGGCCACTGGTGAGGAAATGCCAGAGTTCAGCGTGGAAGGCTGGTGCCAAGAGTGGCTCAGACGGAAGGCTAGAGACAGCAGCAAGGGCACGATGGCCCGCTACAAGACGTCGATTGAATCCTTCCTCCTCCACCTTGGCGCGCGGAAGGTTAAGCCTCTTGAAAGTGTCACGATGGCCAACGTGCGCGCATGGCGGGAGACCTTGCAGGACGGCGGAAGGGCTGGAAAGACTGTGAACAAATACGCGAAAGACGTCGGATCAGCTTTCCGGGCCGCAATTCGGGAAGGACTGATTACGTCGAATCCTTGCTCCGCGTTGGAAGCTGTTTCCACCGAGGACAGCTTGGACCGTAAACCTTTTACCATTGGAGAGGTGGTTTCCCTCATGACTGCCGCCCCCTCCACAGAGTGGAGAGGGCTGATTCTGGCTGCGGCTTTCACCGGCCTGCGTCTGGGGGACGCCTCCCGCCTCTCATGGTCCAGCATCGACCTTGCGTCCAAGACCATCACGCTGGTTCCCAGCAAGACCAAGAAGAAGAAGCGGGAAGTCACTATCCCGATTCAACCGGACCTTCTGAACTTCCTTGAATCGCTGGAGATTGACGACGATTCCCCTGCCGCACCGGTTTTCCCAAAGCTTGCCATGATTGCGGACGCAGGCGGAAGCGGGCTCTCGAAGGCTTTTGAAAAGATCATGAAGAAGGCGAACGTCGACAGAGGACGGGCGTCACGGGAAACGGGTGAGGATGCAAAGGACGTTGGGGCCGGTCGTGTGATCTTCGAAAGGGGGTTTCACAGTTTGCGCCATACGTTCACTACATGGCTCCGCACTGCTGGTGTGGCTGAAGAAGACCGTATGGCACTGACCGGGCACAGCACCCGTGGCAGCCATGCAATCTATTCGCACGCGGACGCTGAAGTGCTTCACAAGGCGATTGCAAAACTTCCCTCACTCACCGAATCGAAGTGA